The Campylobacter concisus genome segment TTTTGGCGCATAGGCCACGGCATGCACGACGAAATCTATCTCGCCGAGGTCTGCTTTGATACGATCCGCAAGACCGTATAGGTGAGTGGGATTGTTTACGTCAAGCTCATAGACGAATTTGCTCCCAAACTCCTCCGCGATCGGTTCTACGCGTTTTTTTAGCGCGTCGTTTAGATAGGTAAACGCCATCTGCGCGCCCTGCTCGTGACAAGCTTCGGCGATGCCGTAAGCGATGGATTTGGCGTTAGCGACGCCGACGATGAGGCCTTTTTTGCCTTTTAAAATCATTATTTCTCCTTTAAAATTTGCTTGGCTTTTGAGCGCTTTTTGGCGATTTTGTTAAAATTTTGCTCGGCAGACCATCCGTCTAGCCTACACAAAATTTTAACTGCAAATCCTCAAAAATTACCTCAAAATCCTTCACAATTTGACTTAAAAATTGCAATTCAAATTTAACAAAACGTCAAATTTTGAATATAAATCGACAAGCGGAAATATCGCTAGGCGGATTTAAATGTTTCGCAGTAAATTTTGTCCCAAGACTAGGCACATAGCCTGTCACAGAGCGAAATTTACAAAATCATTTAAAGACGTCAGCGAGATGACGCGCTAATAAGTTCCAAGAAACCAGAAGCGTCCCAGCTTGCCGTACCTACTAGTACTCCGTCGCAGTTTTTAATACCCGCTATCTCGCCGATATTTGCGACATTTACGCTTCCGCCGTAAAGTAGCGGCGCGCTCGTCTGCTCGCGGATGAAATTTAAAACATTCTCAATTTGCTCCGCGCTAGCGCTCTTGCCCGTGCCTATCGCCCAGACGGGCTCGTAGGCGATCAGCAGCCGCTCGTAGCCAAGGTCGATATTTTTTAGCTGTTCCGCCAAAAACTCCTTCGTGCCGCCAGCTTCGTTCACGCTCAAATTTTCGCCAATGCAGTAGACGATCTGCCAGCCCGCCTTTACGGCAAAATCAAATTTAGCTCGCAAAAGCTCCTCGCTCTCGCCAAGCTCGCGTCGTTCGGAGTGCCCGATCAGCACGCTTTTTACGCCAAACTCGTCCAGCATCGCCTTACCGATCTCTCCGGTGTGAGCGCCGCTTTCGCATGGGTAGAAATTTTGCGCGCCGAGTTTAAATTTATGAGCCGCGCCATCAAGCGCGCTAAACGGGGGGAATACCGTCACGTCGTCGTTTGCGCTTAAATTTGCGTCTAAAATTTCAGCGTATTTAGCAAAGCTAGCTCTCGTGTGATTGCACTTCAAATTTGCTAAAAACCTCACTCCGCAGCCTTTCTAAGCGGTTTTATGCCAGGTAGCTCCTTGCCCTCGATAAGCTCCAAGCTAGCACCTCCGCCCGTGGAGATAAAGGTCATCTCGTCGGCGTCTCCCGCGCGCTCGACGACGTCGGCCGTATCGCCGCCGCCAACGACCGTAGTCGCGTGAGTGTCGATGATAGCGTGGCTCATTTTGATGCTACCTTTGCTAAATTTATCCATCTCAAAAACGCCCATCGGCCCGTTCCACCAGATGGTTTGCGCGTCGGCGATGACCTCTTTAAAGAGCCTAATCGACGCCGGTCCGATATCTAGCCCCATCCAGCCGCTAGGTATTTCTTGGGCAGGGACAAATTTCACGGCGCTTTCGGCCGAAAAGGTCTGAGCCGCGACGACGTCTACTGGCAGGTAAATTTTAACGCCGAGCTCCCTGCCCTTGCGTAAAATTTCGCGCGCGTCCTCGATGAGATCCTCTTCGAGCAGCGAATTTCCGATATTTTCACCCATTGATTTTAAAAACGTAAACGCCATACCGCCGCCGATTATCAGCTTATCCACGCGCGGAAGCAGGTTGTGTAGGGCTTGTAGCTTGCCGCTTACCTTACTGCCGCCAACGACCGCCACAAACGGGCGCGCAGGGTGTTTGATGAGATTTTGAGCAAAATTTATCTCTTTTTGTAGCAAAAATCCCGCCGCTTTGTGCTTCTCGTCGTAAAATTTAGTGATCGCTTCAACCGATGCGTGCGCCCTGTGGCAGACGCCAAACGCGTCGTTTATATAAAATTCACCAAATTCTGAAAGCTCTTTTGCTAAAGCTTCGTCATTTTTTGTTTCGCCCTTTTCAAAGCGCAAATTTTCAAGAAGTAAAATTTCGCCCGGTTTTAGCGCAGCGACTTTGGCTTTGGCGTCCGCGCCGACGACGTCCTCGGCAAATATCACGTCTCTATCAAGCAGCCTTGAAAGTCTCTTTGCCACACCTCGCAGCGAAAATTTCTCCTCGAAGCCGTTTTTAGGGCGCCCTAGGTGGCTAGCCAAAACCACGCTGCAGCCGTTATCTAGGCAGTAGCGGATCGTAGGGATCGCCGAGCGGATACGGCGGTCGTCGGTGATGTTTAAAAACTCGTCCATCGGCACGTTAAAATCGCACCTAACAAATACTTTCGCGCCGCCGAGCTCAAGGTCGTTTATCGATAAAATTTCACTCATTTTTCACCCTTTAAATTTACTTCGTAGCTACGATCTTAGCTAGGTCTACAAGCCTTGTCGAGTAACCCCACTCGTTGTCGTACCACGCAAAGACCTTTACCATATCATCAGCGATGACCTGCGTAGTGTCGCTAGCCACGATGCTGCTGTATGCGCTCGTGCAAAAGTCGCTACTAACCCTATAATCGTCATCGACGAATAAAATTCCCTTCAAATTCGACTCGGCAGCCGCTCTAAACGCCTCGTTTATCTCCTCTTTGCTAGCCGGCCTTTTTAAAACCGCCGTTAGATCGACCATAGAAACGTTTGCTACCGGTACGCGCACGCTTTGTCCGTGCATCTTGCCGTTTAGCTCGGGAAGTACTTTTGCGATCGCTTTTGCCGCTCCGGTGGTCGTAGGCCCGATATTTAGGGCCGCAGCGCGCGAGCGGCGGAAGTCTTTAGCCTTTACGTCTACTAGGCTCTGTCCGTTCGTATAAGCGTGGATCGTGGTCATCAGCCCTTTTACGATGCCGAATTTATCGTTTAGCACCTTTGCGACGGGCGCTAGGCCGTTTGTGGTGCAGCTTGCGTTTGAGACGATCGCTTCGCCTGCGTATTTATCATCGTTTACGCCGACTACAAACGTCGCCGTGTCGTCTTTTGCCGGAGCGCTCATGACGACTTTTTTGATGCCGCGAGCTAGATAAGGCTCGCATTTTTCAGTGGTCAAAAACTTGCCCGTACACTCCAAAACCACGTCTGCGCCGTAGTCTGCGTAGCTAAGCTCGTTTAGATCTCTTGTTGAAAAAACTCTTATCTTTTTGCCGTTTACTTCTATAAAATCGTCGCTTATCACCTTAACGTCTTGCTTAAATTCGCCGTGCACGCTGTCGTATTTGAGCAGATAGCGCGTCATGTCGCGCGTCGCCGTGTCGTTGATAGCGACAAGCTCAACGTCGTCTCGCTCTAAAATAATACGAGCAGCGCACCTGCCGATACGCCCGAAGCCGTTTATTGCTACTTTAACTGACATCTTAGCTCCTTTTGATATAATTACGCCTAATTCTACAAAAAAGAATTTTAAAACAAATATAAACAAGGCACTTTAATAGATGAAGTTAGCACTTTTTGGCGGGAGCTTTGATCCGGTTCATTTAGGACACGATAGCATTGTGAAAATGGCACTAAGTAGCCTAGATATCGACAAGCTCATCATCATGCCAACTTTTATAAGTCCCTTTAAGAGCGAATTTTCAGCTCCGCCAGAGCTTCGCCTAAAGTGGATAAGAGAAATTTGGGGCGGCCTAGAGAAGGTCGAGATCTCAGACTATGAGATAAATTTGGCTCGCCCAGTGCCTACCATAGAGACGGTTAAGTATTTGTATGAGAAATTTAAGATAGAAAAATTTTATCTCATAATAGGTGCGGACCACCTAGCCACGCTTAATAAGTGGCATGGCTACGAGGAGCTAAAAAGCTTAGTGCAGTTTGTGATCGCCAAGCGCAATCACATAGAAATTCCACGTAATCTACAAAAAATGGACGTGCACGTGGACGTTAGCTCGTCGCAGATCAGGCACCAAAAGGGGCTTGATGAGCTGCCTAGCAAGATAAAAGATGAAATTATAAATTTTTACCAAGGATTAAAGATGCAAGAGAGATCGATGCAAGAGCGCACCGAAAGTATAGTTAAGGTTTTAGATGCAAAAAAGGCTGAAGAGATACAAGTGTTTGATATGAGTGGAGATGATTATTTCGTAAAAGCCGTAGTTATCGCTACCACGCTTGGCGAGAGGCACGCTTACTCGCTGGCTGAGGATCTAAAAGAGGAGCTTAAGCCTATTGGAGAGAAATTTATAGGCACGGAGAGCTCGCCTGATTGGATCGTGATGGACCTTGGCGACATCTTGATACATCTTTTAAGCCCAGCTTACAGGGCAAAATACAACATCGAAGAGTTTTTGCAAAAGCTAAAAACTAGCAAAGAGTCTTAACAAAAACAAGCGATGAGCAAATAAGCCATAAAAATATAAAAAATGCTAGCAAAAATGGCTTTTTGCCCGTCGCTTTAAAAATGCTTCTATCTATCCCAAACCCCAAAGCACACATCGCGACGCAAAGGCAAATGCTAGCTGCTAGCTTTAAAATTTGCACCAAATTTTCAGGGAAAAATGGCAAAGATCTAACGCAGATCGCCACTAAGAAAAATAGCGCAAACCATGGTATGCTCTTTAGCTTTGAGCCGCCGCTATTTTGGCTTAAATTTAAGAAATTTAGCAAAAACAAAAATGGTACTAGCATGATGACACGAAGCATTTTTATGATGACGGCGGTGCTGCTTGCTGTGCTATCAAATGCTGCTGAGGCTGCGACTACATGGGCTACCTCATGAAGTGAGCCACCGATAAAAAAGCCGGTTTGGTGTGGCGTGAGAGCTAGAAATTTAGCGATAAATGGATAGATAAACATACCAATCGTCCCAAAGAGCACCACCGTGCAAATGGCGATAGCAAGCTTGTTTGCGTCTGCTTTTATCTCATTTTGAGTAGCCATAACAGCAGCTGCGCCGCATATGCTTGCCCCTGAGCCAATGAGCACGGCACTATCTTTGCTAAGCCCCAAAGCCTTAGCGGTAAAAAGTGCAAAACAAAAGGTCGCAAAGACCATAAAAGCTGCATATATCACGCCAAGAGTGCCGACACTTGCGATCTCGCTAAGGCTTATGTTAAAGCCAAAAAGTATGATGCCTAGCCTTAAAATTTGCTTCCCAGCGATCGCTACGACGCCACTAGATTTTAAAATTTGTGTCTGTTTGGTGAAAAGATTTGCAAAAATGGCGCCTAAAATGATAGAGATAATGAGCGGGCTGGTGTGAAATTTAGCTAAAATCGTGTTTGAGAGCGCAAAAGAAATGGCAGAGATCAGCGCTAAAACAAGCACAGCAAGAAATTTATGAGACATATTTTAACCTTAATCTATTTTTTAAAAATGCAATTAGCACGTTTGGGTATAATTGGACGAATTTTATAATGCAAATTTAAAATAAAGATAAAGGGATAGGCCTATGATCATCCTTGGCGAAAAATATACTTTTACCAGCCTAGAACTAGAAAAGCTTAGAAAGAAATTTGGTCAAGTAAATTTTTTATCCCATGAAAATAGCGACGCAAAAGCCTTGCGAAGTGCGCTAGAAAATCTAATAAAATCAGGCGATCAAAGACTGATCGTACTAAATACCGCAAAGCCAGTCGATAGTAAATTAGTTAGATTTCTCACGCTTTTGCAGTTTAAAACGAAGTATAAAAAGATAAAATTTCTAAACGTAGAGAATTTTTTAGAAATTTATCTGCACAAATGTTATATCCCAGAAAATGGGGAAAATCTTAATTTTTTAGATGAGATAAGGCCTTATGGTGCTTTTGATTACGCACTGAAGCGAATGATCGATTATACTAGCTGCTTGATACTTTTCATCTTGCTTTTTTGCCTAAAATTTTATGTAAAAAGAAAGATAGACGAGCAATCGCCTGGAAGCCTTTACTTTTTACAAAGTAGAGTTGGGCTAGACAACAAGGAATTTGAGTGCATAAAATTTCGCTCGATGATGGAAGATGCCGAGAAAGATGGGGCAAAATTTGCTAGTGAAAATGATGAGAGAGTGTTTGAGTTTGGCGAATTTATGCGAAAAACTCGTATAGACGAGGTGCCGCAGTGTATAAATGTCTTTCGAGGACAAATGCATCTGATAGGTCCAAGGCCTGAGCGAAGACACTGGATAAATTTCTTTGAAAAAGAGATCCCTTACTACAATGAACGCCACATCGTTCGCCCAGGGATAACTGGCTGGGCACAGGTAAACTACCCTTATGGCTCAAATACACACGACGCCAAACAAAAACTCATGTATGATCTTTATTACATCAAACACTGGTCACTTTGGCTGGATATAAAGATCATAGTAAAAACCATTGCAATAGTATTTGAGAAAAGGGGAGTTTAGCCTATTTATTTTTTGTATTTAGTTACCCCATTGTAGGCGTAAAATACAAAATAATATAAGCTTTTTAAAAAGCTTAGCTTCTCTATATCTCTATAAATTTTCCACTGGTATTTGGCTGCTTTTACCTTGTTTGAAGATACTGAATTTTTACGAATTCTATAGGTAGCCAGTGGCTCCGAAATACCCTTAGTCTCGCCAATAAGCTTTAATATTTTCAACCACAACCCATAATCTTGTCTTTTTAAGATCAGTGGCATATATTGTTTACCTATTTTTTTTGTGTCATATATTGCAGTTAAGCATCCCACACTGCATGTTTTTAACATATCAAAATATGAAATTTTATCTTTTGTGATAAAAACACCTAAGTGTTCATTATCCTCTCCAACAAGCCTATACGAACTATATGTAAAAGCCAGATCATTATTATGCATAAAATTTATTTGAGTTTCAAGTTTGTTTGGCAGCCACACATCATCAGAGTCTAAAAAAGCTATATATCTACCACTTGCAGCTTCTATAGCCGTATTTCTAGCCACAGCTGGACCGCTATTTTTTTGTAATTTTATTAATTTTATACGGCCATCGCTATCAACATACTTTGTTATTATCTTATTTGAATCATCTGGCGAACAATCATCTACAATTATTAGCTCCCAGTTAGAATATGTTTGCGCCAGAACGGACTCTATTGACTCTATAATAAATTTTTCAGAGTCATATGACGGCATAATAATAGTAACGCTCATTGCGCACCCTTGTCGTCAAATGCATTTTTGTATCCATTACCAAAGACATTACCAGAATAAAAAGATCTGACTTGTTCTCCGCTGACACTATCACTGAAAAAACTATAGTTGTATTTATGATAAACATCTTTGTCATACCCCATCAAGTCCAATATAGATGGAAAAATCATAAAATGGCTATATATATTTTTATCAAATTTATATTTACTAGTGATGTCTTTTGCAAAAAGCAATATAGGAACAGTTGCCGTTGTCTTTGGCGGATTTAGCTCCATTCCATAGTGCATAGTAGTGCCGCTCTCTGCTATATTGATCCCATGATCAGAAGTATAAATAATAATCGTATCATCCAAAGATATATTGCTTAATAATTCTTTAAAGAACCCATCCATACTCCATCTTAGGCTATTTACATATGTGTTTATAGCTCTATCCCTATTGCTAAATTCAACCGACTCCATGTTTTCAAGGACGGGTGAAAAGGTGGCTGAATTTTCTGGATAGTTCATCTTCCATGGAACATGAGAGCCATATTTCACGATATAAATAAAATTATGGTCATTTGATGATAGTATTGTCTTTATTTTTGGTATCAACTTTCTATCCAAATAATAAAATGGTTTTCTATCTTTAATAGTAAAATACTCATCTATGTATTCTAGATCGTAGCTAGACATAAAATTTTGTAGTTGCTGATACTCCACCTGACTATCTAGATAGTATGTGTGGAAATTTGCATTTTTTGCATATTGAAATATATTAGGGATTGCCAATGTAGCAAATTTATTATCTGGCAAATCTCGCATCTGGACACCATTTCTTATTATGTATTGAGATGGCGCAGAGTTATTGCCACCAGAAGAAGCTATGCCCAAACTAACGACATTATCATATGTATCAAGAAAAGGAGTGGTCTGCATGTTAAATCCATTGATAGATAGATAATCTCCCCTTACACTTTCATCAACAATTAAAATAATATTCTTATATTTTGCAGCACCGTCTGGACGGATAGTCAAAGCATCCCTTGCTTTAAATTTGATATCAAAATAGCCATTATGTTTAGCTGCGTATATATACATAGGTATTTTTGTAAAAAATGGATACTCATATGCTGCATACGCTGACTTATTAAAGACCATATATGACCCAACCAATGAAAGTGGCAGCATAATAATTGGAATGTAGAAAAATTTAATATCTATAAATTTTCGTATAATTTTTATTGTAAACAAGACAGTTACAGATATTAGCAGTGAAATTATTATTGCCCCAGAATAAGCCCAAAAAGCACCTAATATATGAGATGTTTCATGATAGGCAAGTACTATCTGGTGCATAGAAATTCCAGTACCATTCTTATCAATAAGATAATATACGATATCCACATTAAGTAAAATAAATAATGCAAATATCAAAATTTTAAATATCACACCATTTTTCATAAATAAGATAAATATAAGATTAGCAAATACAAACAAGTAAGATGCAACATATATTGATACTTTTAGCAACCCCTTAGGTCCATGCGGTTGATACAGCACATCCATAATATTAAAAAAAGCAAAATTACTCAATGAATTTATGCCAACAAAAACAACAAGCGAACATAAAAATAATAACAAATATTTACTCAATAATTTTTTTGTAATCATGGACCAAATCCTCTATACTATTTAAAGTTTTATGCTTTACATTTTTACTGTTTTTAGCATCCAGGATCGCTTGAGACAATCCAACTATATCACACTTTCTAACGATTTTACCATACTCATCATTACCTATCAACTCTTTTGATCCGGCCTTAAAATCAAAAGATATGATTTTAAGATTATCAAAGACCATAGCTTCAGCTAGCGCATTTGGATATCCTTCGTATAGTGATGTAAAAGCAAAAATATTGGCTCTTGATAGATATTTATATGGATTTTTCCTATATCCCAATAAAAAAACAAAATCACATAACCCCAGCTCAGAAATCAGCCTCTCCAAATACTCACGCAAGGCCCCTTCTCCAATTATCAAAAGACAGTAGTTTGATCTACTTGGTAACATTGCAAATGCCCTAATAAGATACTCTTGTCCTTTTTGTTTATCCAGTCTACCAACATTAACAATAACCTCCTTTTCAGCAAAAAGAGGAAGCAACTCTACTTCTATCTCCTCTTTTCCAAGCCTAGTAATAATTTTAGCATCATAAGCATTTTCTATAACTGTAATTTTATCTCTATCACAATTATAAAATTGAACAAGCCCTTCTTTAATATCTACAGAATTGCAAGTAATGGCATCAGCCTTATTATAAAGTACTTTTATGGCGTTATTAAAGAAATTTTTTTTAAAATCATGCTCAAAAAAATCTTTTGTATATATTCTTTCACTTATGATGCTTTTAAATTTTTTAAATAGCAACTTAGACAAACAATTTATTATGTTTGAGCGGTGTTGAAATGACAAAACAACATCTATATTTAAATTTTTAATTAAGCCTATTAGCCTAAAAACATCTAATAAAATTGTTATAAGCTTTTGGAAAACGCCAAAATTATAGCTATTTCTAAAAGAGATACATTTTATACCAGAATTTAGCTCAAACGAGATCTTGTCTTCTAATAAAACCAAATATATTTCATATCTAGGGTCTTTAACCAATTCATTGGCTAAAACCGCCATAGATCTCTCGGCTCCGCCACCATACAACCAGTCGTTTAATAATATTAGCCTAATTTTATCTTTCATTTATCATCCACTGCTTGTACCATAGCTGAAATATCAAAAAAAGCCATAATTTATATCCAGGTTTTTTTTCTTCATAAAATTCTTTTTTTAGCTTAACTACCTCTGCATGGCAAAAAATACCTTGGTCTTCAATAAAATCTTTATTAGAGCAATCATCAACAAAATTTTTTAGATCACCATTTAACCAATCCTCAAAAGGTGGAACGAAGCCCTGCTTTGGACGGTCTAGTAAATTTTTTGGGATAAAATCATGAACAATATCTTTTAATATCCCCTTGGGGCCATTTTTTAGCTTTAGACTAGATGGAACTTGTGCTAAATATTCTATTATCCGCTGATCTAAAAATGGCTCTCTAGACTCCAATGATACAGCCATGCTAGCCCTATCTACTTTCATCAAAATTTGGTACATATATGTTTGAAAGTCTACACACATTGACTCGTCGAAGTAATCTCCATTTACACATCCAAATTTATTATAAGATGTTTTGTACTCAGAGCTATAATTTTTTATGAATTTTGCGACATCTTCCTTTAAAAAATACTGACTTGAAATTTTAAAAACACTTTCCGCTTTAGCGTCAAGTATATTTATAAATTTTCTAAATTTTCCAGAAAAATTTGTCATTTTTTTCCCAGTTAGCTTTAATAAAATTTTTTCCAATATTTTTATATCTAGCAATAACAAAAACGACTTAGCTACTTTTTTAACAAAAGAGGGAACTTTTGATGATAAACGATATACCTTGTTCCCAATAAAATACTTTGGATAACCACCAAAAATTTCATCCCCACCATCGCCAGACAAAACAACCGATACATGCTCTTTTGCAAATTTTGAAACAAAATAAGTCGGTATAGAAGAGACATCACCCATTGGCTCATCATTTATAACACAAAGCTGATCCACCAAATCCAAACAATCTTTTTGAGTAACATAATACTCGTAATGCTCTGTGCTTAAAAAATTTGCTATATCTTTAGCATATGGAGCTTCATCAAAATTTTTATTATCAAAACCTATACTAAATGTTTTTAGCTTGGCACTAGAATTTGACTGCAATATCGCTGCAACAGCAGAGCTATCATATCCTCCGCTTAAAAATATCCCAACTGGCACATCAGATACCAACCTATATTTAAAAGCAGATAATAGCAATTCAGAGACTTCTTTTTTTATAACCTCATACCCTTTGTCTGTCTTTTCTTTATTATAGTATTCCTCTACGCTCCAATACTGCTTCTGGGTATACGACATCGATCTTAAATCAAATTCCAGCATATTACCAGCTGGGAGTTTATGGGTATTTTCAAAAATAGAGTATGGTGCCGGTATATAAGAATACTGAAAATATAATCCTAGAGCATTTGGATCAATTTTTTTATCTATTTCTTTAATACAAAAAAAAGATTTTAGCTCTGAGGCAAAGGCAAATAAGTCATTTTTAAAATAATAATAAAATGGTTTGACACCAGCCCTATCTATAAAAACTTTTATTTTTTGATCTTTAACATCATAGATAACTATAGAAAACATACCAATTAGTTTCTTGATAAAATCGTCGCTGTATTTGATATATAAGTATAGTATTACCTCTGTATCACTATTAGAATTAAATTTGATACCATCACCTAAGAGTTCTTCGTAAAATTCTTTAAAATTATATATTTCACCATTATAAATAATAACATATTGACCAGTTTGATCAAACATTGGTTGGTGTCCATGTTTTGATAGATCCTGTATCGATAGTCTGCGATGGCCTAGGCCTAAATTAAAATTTTCATTTTCAAAAAATTCGTACCCACTATCATTTGGACCTCTATGCCGCAAAACATCTGTCATGCTTATTAAATTATCCATATCCTGTTTTTTATTAAAATCGCAAAATCCAGCCAATCCACACATACTATCTTTTCCTTGTCATGCTATAAATTCTTATTATAAATTCATTCCTTAACAAAACTAATATTACATAGTTAAAGACAAAAAACAAAAAACTACTTATAAAAAATGGCAAACCAAGCATTCTAATCATAGCAAAAGAGGCGCCCGCTGCCAACAAATACTTCATAAACTCAAAAAGTATATTTTTATAGCTTAAATGCAAATTCTCTTTATAATGAATTATCGGCAGATTTAGGGCTATAATAACACCAGTTGAAACAAGAGTTGCCAAAGCTATACCTACTATACCATACTTACTTATCCAAAGATAATTTAATATAAAATTTATTAGCACCCCTATTAATGATAAACAAATAACATAAGTATATTTTTCCAAAGACTGATATAAACTTTGAAATAGACCATTAACAAGACTTAAAAATAACAATGGCGATAATATCACAATAATAGAACTTGTTATCTCTATGGAGTTTTTATCAAATTTTCCACCTCCATAAATTATCGAGATAAACTCTTTTGAATAAAAAAGCAAATATACAATGACAGGCAATGTTAAAAATATATAAAGCTTAATTGCAAGAGTAAACACTGCCGCCTTGTCCTCTTTTTCTGAAAATTTTGTGATATAGACATAAGCAAAGTCAAAGACAAAACCCATACCAGAAATAAGCATAGAAGCGTAAACTAACGCGCTTATTGCTCCATTATCAAGCAAGGAGGCAAATCTCTTATCCACCACCCTATATAGTTGCAGCACTAAAAACCAAAGCGAAAGTTTAGCAATATTTTTATATATATTTTTCATATATGGTGTAAAAATCGAGCCACTAAATCCAATTATTTTGATCTTAATAGCAAAATAAAGTGCAAAAAATATAGTAACAACATATGCGACACTCAAAGATAATGGAATGATGACAATATCACTACTCATAAAAATAATAAGATACGCAACAGAGAATATAGCGATTAAAAAATCTAAAAAGTTAGAAATAGAAAATAAATTTAGTGATCTAAAAAAAGATATAAGAGCAAAATATGGCAAATAAACTATATTCATGGGCAAAAAGTATTTAAAAATTTCATAAGACAAGGCACTTTTCTTATCATCGAAACCTGGCGCTAAAATAGATACTAGATCATAAAAAAATATATATTGAAAAACTATAATAATCGCTGCCAAAACTAAAGAAAAGACAAATATAGAACCACTTAGCTTTTTAAATGACGTAAAAGATTTTTTTCTAGATTTTACCAGCATAGGTATCCCAACTACAGAAAAAACATGTCCTAATACAAACATAGATACATCAAGTATCGTTAAAGCCATATTGTAAGCATCCATTTGCATGCTTGTACCAAACAAAAATGCAAACAAGAGGTATTTTCCGTACCCTATACCTTTTGAAAATATCTGGTACAACAAAGTATTGATCAAACTCTTTTCTATAGAAGAAGCAAACATTATATTAGTTCACCTTTAGAGATGCCTTTTATATAAAAAGAGATAGCTTTTAGTGTA includes the following:
- a CDS encoding sulfatase-like hydrolase/transferase — encoded protein: MITKKLLSKYLLLFLCSLVVFVGINSLSNFAFFNIMDVLYQPHGPKGLLKVSIYVASYLFVFANLIFILFMKNGVIFKILIFALFILLNVDIVYYLIDKNGTGISMHQIVLAYHETSHILGAFWAYSGAIIISLLISVTVLFTIKIIRKFIDIKFFYIPIIMLPLSLVGSYMVFNKSAYAAYEYPFFTKIPMYIYAAKHNGYFDIKFKARDALTIRPDGAAKYKNIILIVDESVRGDYLSINGFNMQTTPFLDTYDNVVSLGIASSGGNNSAPSQYIIRNGVQMRDLPDNKFATLAIPNIFQYAKNANFHTYYLDSQVEYQQLQNFMSSYDLEYIDEYFTIKDRKPFYYLDRKLIPKIKTILSSNDHNFIYIVKYGSHVPWKMNYPENSATFSPVLENMESVEFSNRDRAINTYVNSLRWSMDGFFKELLSNISLDDTIIIYTSDHGINIAESGTTMHYGMELNPPKTTATVPILLFAKDITSKYKFDKNIYSHFMIFPSILDLMGYDKDVYHKYNYSFFSDSVSGEQVRSFYSGNVFGNGYKNAFDDKGAQ
- a CDS encoding glycosyltransferase; translated protein: MKDKIRLILLNDWLYGGGAERSMAVLANELVKDPRYEIYLVLLEDKISFELNSGIKCISFRNSYNFGVFQKLITILLDVFRLIGLIKNLNIDVVLSFQHRSNIINCLSKLLFKKFKSIISERIYTKDFFEHDFKKNFFNNAIKVLYNKADAITCNSVDIKEGLVQFYNCDRDKITVIENAYDAKIITRLGKEEIEVELLPLFAEKEVIVNVGRLDKQKGQEYLIRAFAMLPSRSNYCLLIIGEGALREYLERLISELGLCDFVFLLGYRKNPYKYLSRANIFAFTSLYEGYPNALAEAMVFDNLKIISFDFKAGSKELIGNDEYGKIVRKCDIVGLSQAILDAKNSKNVKHKTLNSIEDLVHDYKKIIE
- a CDS encoding lipid II flippase MurJ translates to MFASSIEKSLINTLLYQIFSKGIGYGKYLLFAFLFGTSMQMDAYNMALTILDVSMFVLGHVFSVVGIPMLVKSRKKSFTSFKKLSGSIFVFSLVLAAIIIVFQYIFFYDLVSILAPGFDDKKSALSYEIFKYFLPMNIVYLPYFALISFFRSLNLFSISNFLDFLIAIFSVAYLIIFMSSDIVIIPLSLSVAYVVTIFFALYFAIKIKIIGFSGSIFTPYMKNIYKNIAKLSLWFLVLQLYRVVDKRFASLLDNGAISALVYASMLISGMGFVFDFAYVYITKFSEKEDKAAVFTLAIKLYIFLTLPVIVYLLFYSKEFISIIYGGGKFDKNSIEITSSIIVILSPLLFLSLVNGLFQSLYQSLEKYTYVICLSLIGVLINFILNYLWISKYGIVGIALATLVSTGVIIALNLPIIHYKENLHLSYKNILFEFMKYLLAAGASFAMIRMLGLPFFISSFLFFVFNYVILVLLRNEFIIRIYSMTRKR
- the asnB gene encoding asparagine synthase (glutamine-hydrolyzing); translated protein: MCGLAGFCDFNKKQDMDNLISMTDVLRHRGPNDSGYEFFENENFNLGLGHRRLSIQDLSKHGHQPMFDQTGQYVIIYNGEIYNFKEFYEELLGDGIKFNSNSDTEVILYLYIKYSDDFIKKLIGMFSIVIYDVKDQKIKVFIDRAGVKPFYYYFKNDLFAFASELKSFFCIKEIDKKIDPNALGLYFQYSYIPAPYSIFENTHKLPAGNMLEFDLRSMSYTQKQYWSVEEYYNKEKTDKGYEVIKKEVSELLLSAFKYRLVSDVPVGIFLSGGYDSSAVAAILQSNSSAKLKTFSIGFDNKNFDEAPYAKDIANFLSTEHYEYYVTQKDCLDLVDQLCVINDEPMGDVSSIPTYFVSKFAKEHVSVVLSGDGGDEIFGGYPKYFIGNKVYRLSSKVPSFVKKVAKSFLLLLDIKILEKILLKLTGKKMTNFSGKFRKFINILDAKAESVFKISSQYFLKEDVAKFIKNYSSEYKTSYNKFGCVNGDYFDESMCVDFQTYMYQILMKVDRASMAVSLESREPFLDQRIIEYLAQVPSSLKLKNGPKGILKDIVHDFIPKNLLDRPKQGFVPPFEDWLNGDLKNFVDDCSNKDFIEDQGIFCHAEVVKLKKEFYEEKKPGYKLWLFLIFQLWYKQWMINER